In Georgenia soli, a genomic segment contains:
- a CDS encoding MFS transporter, whose translation MSRTFYSLRYFNYRLWFVGALVANIGTWMQRVAQDWLVLAILPEGSGFAVGIVTGLQFLPMLLLSPYAGLLADRLDRRKMLIATQGSMGLLAAGLGVLVLTETAQLWHVYVFALLLGVVAALDSPVRQTFVAEMVPAADLPNAVGLNSTSFNAARLIGPGVAGLLIAAVGPGWIFIINAVSFAATIFSLTLMRTRELNQLPHATRGKGQVREGIAYVRRRSDIITILVVVGVVGAFGLNFQLTSAVMAREAFGLGAGQYGVLGSILAIGSLSGALMAARRRNPRVGLVIAAALAFGVTMGLQALMPTYELYALLCIPVGFFSLTMMTAANTTVQMSTEPAMRGRVMSLYMMVFLGTTPLGAPIVGWVAEAFGPRWSVGIGAIASILVAVVAALWAKRSWDVEVRYSLLHRPHLVMTGPRERFAREAERAEREQTRAALAAQEARHGSETA comes from the coding sequence GTGAGTCGCACCTTCTACTCGCTGCGGTACTTCAACTACCGCCTGTGGTTCGTCGGCGCCCTGGTGGCCAACATCGGCACCTGGATGCAGCGCGTCGCGCAGGACTGGCTCGTGCTGGCGATCCTCCCCGAGGGCTCGGGCTTCGCCGTCGGCATCGTCACGGGCCTGCAGTTCCTCCCGATGCTCCTGCTCAGCCCGTACGCCGGCCTGCTCGCGGACCGCCTCGACCGCCGCAAGATGCTGATCGCCACCCAGGGCTCCATGGGCCTGCTCGCCGCCGGCCTGGGCGTGCTCGTGCTCACCGAGACGGCGCAGCTGTGGCACGTCTACGTGTTCGCGCTGCTGCTGGGCGTGGTCGCGGCGCTCGACTCTCCCGTGCGCCAGACCTTCGTGGCCGAGATGGTCCCGGCGGCCGACCTGCCCAACGCCGTCGGGCTGAACTCGACGTCGTTCAACGCCGCCCGCCTCATCGGCCCTGGCGTGGCGGGCCTGCTCATCGCGGCCGTCGGGCCCGGCTGGATCTTCATCATCAACGCGGTCTCGTTCGCCGCGACCATCTTCTCCCTGACGCTCATGCGCACCCGCGAGCTCAACCAGCTGCCGCACGCCACCCGGGGCAAGGGTCAGGTGCGCGAGGGGATCGCGTACGTGCGCCGGCGCTCTGACATCATCACGATCCTGGTGGTCGTCGGCGTCGTGGGGGCGTTCGGCCTGAACTTCCAGCTCACCTCCGCCGTCATGGCGCGCGAGGCGTTCGGGCTGGGCGCCGGGCAGTACGGCGTCCTGGGCTCGATCCTGGCGATCGGCTCCCTCAGCGGCGCGCTCATGGCGGCCCGACGGCGGAACCCGCGGGTCGGGCTGGTCATCGCCGCGGCCCTGGCGTTCGGCGTCACCATGGGGCTGCAGGCGCTGATGCCCACCTACGAGCTGTACGCGCTGCTGTGCATCCCCGTCGGGTTCTTCTCGCTGACGATGATGACCGCCGCCAACACGACGGTGCAGATGAGCACCGAGCCCGCGATGCGGGGGCGGGTCATGAGCCTGTACATGATGGTCTTCCTCGGCACCACGCCGCTCGGTGCGCCGATCGTGGGCTGGGTGGCGGAGGCGTTCGGCCCCCGCTGGTCCGTGGGGATCGGTGCGATCGCGTCGATCCTCGTGGCCGTCGTCGCCGCCCTGTGGGCGAAGCGGTCCTGGGACGTGGAGGTGCGCTACTCGCTGCTGCACCGCCCGCACCTGGTCATGACCGGGCCGCGGGAGCGGTTCGCCCGCGAGGCCGAGCGCGCCGAGCGTGAGCAGACCCGTGCGGCGCTCGCGGCGCAGGAAGCCCGCCACGGGAGCGAGACGGCGTAG
- a CDS encoding MarR family transcriptional regulator, producing MSETTAAPHRADRRPDLATNVRIAVLRLSRRLRTESTLEVTEAQHSVLSALYHLGPMTAGTLAEHDHVQRPSMTRTIASLEERGLVTRGTDPRDKRCVVVTPTEAGNELVREIKRRRNAWLDKRLARLTPDERQVVAEAATILRRMVEE from the coding sequence ATGAGTGAGACGACCGCAGCCCCGCACCGCGCCGACCGGCGCCCCGACCTGGCGACCAACGTGCGCATCGCCGTCCTCCGCCTCTCGCGCCGGCTCCGCACCGAGTCCACGCTCGAGGTGACGGAGGCGCAGCACTCCGTGCTGTCGGCGCTGTACCACCTGGGCCCGATGACGGCCGGGACGCTGGCCGAGCACGACCACGTCCAGCGCCCCTCCATGACCCGCACCATCGCGTCGCTCGAGGAGCGCGGGCTCGTCACCCGGGGGACGGACCCGCGCGACAAGCGCTGCGTCGTCGTCACGCCGACCGAGGCCGGCAACGAGCTCGTCCGGGAGATCAAGCGGCGGCGCAACGCCTGGCTGGACAAGCGCCTGGCGAGGCTCACCCCGGACGAACGGCAGGTGGTCGCCGAGGCCGCGACGATTCTGCGAAGGATGGTGGAGGAGTGA
- a CDS encoding FAD-dependent oxidoreductase — protein sequence MIYTADVLVIGGGGSGMSAAISAATSGASVIILEKCAEVGGSTAMSVGSFTAANTSYQYRAGVNDSIDLFVEDMKVANGEFEARENKELRRILAENAGPTVEWLSSIGVQFLGPTPEPPYEKPRMHNVLPNSKAYREALLRECRKRGVAIYTSMRVEKLLRNAAGEIIGASANGQNYFGRRGVILATGDYSASTELKARYVGEAAAKVPPVNPNNTGDGFYLGTEAGGVMMQMDRLYEGLRFAPSTRPDPIKMLPSVPGLTKLMRVVVERLPKSLLAYVIRGALTSWIGPNNTMYGAGAILVGPDGQRLANEDSDKLMARAVAATDANTGYMIFDAKVAKKFSAWPNPVSTFPGVAYAYVQDYKRFRPDVYHQADTLEELAASTGIAPAALRASVARWNEQVRAGVDAEFGRERLGEGVTEGPFYALGPMNAYVTLADGGLAVDTQLRVTTEDGEVVPGLWAAGSTGQGGLQLLNHGLHIGWAMISGRLAGRHVAQAQNRVDLKVAEPVLAR from the coding sequence ATGATCTACACGGCAGACGTCCTGGTCATCGGCGGCGGCGGGTCGGGCATGAGCGCCGCGATCTCGGCCGCGACGTCGGGGGCCTCCGTCATCATCCTGGAGAAGTGCGCCGAGGTGGGCGGCTCGACCGCGATGTCGGTCGGTTCCTTCACGGCCGCGAACACCTCTTACCAGTACCGGGCGGGGGTGAACGACAGCATCGACCTCTTCGTTGAGGACATGAAGGTTGCCAACGGGGAGTTCGAGGCGCGCGAGAACAAGGAGCTGCGCCGGATCCTGGCCGAGAACGCCGGGCCGACGGTGGAGTGGCTCTCCAGCATCGGTGTGCAGTTCCTCGGCCCCACCCCGGAGCCGCCGTACGAGAAGCCGCGCATGCACAACGTGCTCCCGAACTCCAAGGCCTACCGGGAGGCGCTGCTGCGCGAGTGCAGGAAGCGCGGGGTGGCCATCTACACCTCCATGCGCGTGGAGAAGCTGCTGCGCAACGCGGCCGGCGAGATCATCGGCGCCTCCGCGAACGGGCAGAACTACTTCGGCCGCCGCGGCGTCATCCTCGCAACCGGCGACTACTCCGCCTCCACCGAGCTGAAGGCCAGGTACGTCGGCGAGGCCGCGGCCAAGGTGCCCCCGGTGAACCCGAACAACACCGGTGACGGGTTCTACCTGGGCACCGAGGCCGGCGGCGTCATGATGCAGATGGACCGCCTGTACGAGGGGCTGCGGTTCGCGCCGTCCACCCGCCCGGACCCGATCAAGATGCTCCCCTCGGTCCCCGGGCTGACGAAGCTCATGCGAGTGGTGGTCGAGCGTCTCCCGAAGAGCCTGCTCGCGTACGTCATCCGAGGCGCGCTGACATCTTGGATCGGCCCGAACAACACCATGTACGGCGCCGGGGCGATCCTGGTCGGCCCGGACGGGCAGCGGCTGGCGAACGAGGACTCCGACAAGCTGATGGCCCGCGCGGTGGCGGCCACGGACGCCAACACGGGGTACATGATCTTCGACGCGAAGGTCGCCAAGAAGTTCTCCGCATGGCCCAACCCGGTCTCCACCTTCCCCGGTGTGGCGTACGCCTACGTGCAGGACTACAAGCGGTTCCGTCCGGACGTCTACCACCAGGCAGACACGCTCGAGGAGCTCGCCGCCAGCACGGGCATCGCCCCGGCGGCACTCAGGGCGTCGGTGGCGCGGTGGAACGAGCAGGTGCGCGCCGGCGTGGACGCCGAGTTCGGCCGCGAGCGGCTCGGAGAGGGCGTCACGGAAGGGCCCTTCTACGCCCTCGGCCCGATGAACGCCTACGTCACCCTCGCCGACGGCGGACTGGCGGTGGACACCCAGCTCCGCGTGACAACCGAGGACGGAGAGGTCGTCCCCGGGCTGTGGGCCGCCGGCTCCACCGGGCAGGGCGGGCTGCAGCTCCTCAACCACGGCCTGCACATCGGCTGGGCCATGATCTCCGGCCGGCTCGCCGGGAGGCACGTGGCCCAGGCCCAGAACCGCGTCGACCTCAAGGTCGCCGAGCCGGTCCTGGCCCGCTGA
- a CDS encoding SDR family NAD(P)-dependent oxidoreductase produces MATLTEPLVHEPSTTATLTQTAIVTGGAGGIGAAISRRLATAGYAVVVADADAAAAQRTAATLPEVDGADHRGFSGDLTESDVNRALAEAAAAQAPIGVIVNAVGISPKRDGRKISFFEMSDEEWNRVMAVNVSAPFFLIREAYRYMPTDGTASIVNLLSITAKLGTGGAPDAIFPPFLPSTVAYAASKAALQNLTASLSRELAGYRIRVNGVAPGFVQTPMMGEVPPEGPLLDQVPMHRFARPEEIADAVAFLVSNQASYITGTSLDVNGGWLTC; encoded by the coding sequence ATGGCAACCCTGACCGAGCCCCTCGTCCACGAGCCGTCGACGACGGCGACCCTGACCCAGACCGCCATCGTCACCGGCGGTGCCGGTGGCATCGGCGCGGCGATCTCGCGCCGCCTCGCCACGGCCGGCTACGCCGTCGTCGTCGCCGACGCCGACGCCGCGGCCGCCCAACGGACCGCGGCCACGCTGCCCGAGGTCGACGGCGCCGACCATCGCGGGTTCTCCGGCGACCTCACGGAGAGCGACGTCAACCGGGCGCTTGCCGAGGCCGCGGCCGCACAGGCGCCCATCGGCGTCATCGTCAACGCCGTCGGGATCTCGCCCAAGCGTGACGGGCGCAAGATCTCCTTCTTCGAGATGAGCGACGAGGAGTGGAACCGGGTCATGGCGGTCAACGTCAGCGCCCCGTTCTTCCTGATCCGGGAGGCCTACCGCTACATGCCGACGGACGGGACGGCGAGCATCGTCAACCTGCTGTCGATCACCGCCAAGCTCGGCACCGGCGGGGCGCCGGACGCGATCTTCCCGCCGTTCCTGCCCTCGACCGTGGCGTACGCGGCGTCGAAGGCTGCCCTGCAGAACCTCACGGCGAGCCTGTCCCGCGAGCTGGCCGGGTACCGGATCCGCGTCAACGGGGTGGCCCCCGGCTTCGTGCAGACCCCGATGATGGGCGAGGTGCCGCCCGAGGGTCCGCTGCTCGACCAGGTGCCCATGCACCGGTTCGCCCGGCCCGAGGAGATCGCCGACGCCGTCGCCTTCCTCGTCTCCAACCAGGCGTCCTACATCACCGGCACGAGCCTCGACGTCAACGGCGGCTGGCTCACCTGCTGA
- a CDS encoding FAD-dependent oxidoreductase, translating to MNHHHVDEVRTADVVVVGSGVSGSAAAMTAARAGARVALLEKQDTFGGSAALSAGMFWTAPTVEAYQARIPLGRLDLGRRLVADYEDALAELRASGVRVSDEPKRDIMTFGIGYSTDIKAILAWCRDEVVVAGGEARTGTAVVALVDDGRRVTGVVAREADGRLVRYDASAVVLTTGGFQGARDELTRHIGPNADRLLLRSNPGSVGDGLRLARAAGAGGTTAMSTFYGHLIGHPVNRFEPQDFLPSSQYYSGSTVLVNLRGERFVDETQGDELLNQAVTFQPEARGVLIFDDHVRRTEGTEEPFPGLGTIDRFALAVEAGATHAVADTLGDLLDVVASWGVDRANLGDTLERYTAVAGAGGGVARGIPVAAGARAPQTGPFYALMVQPSITFTFGGIRTNADGEALDHDGRPVPGLYAAGADIGGLSNYGYAGGLAPGYITGRWAGAAAARAARTAVGSSAEGLDPAVGTAALAGAR from the coding sequence ATGAACCACCACCATGTCGACGAGGTCCGCACAGCGGACGTCGTGGTCGTCGGGTCCGGCGTGTCCGGGTCCGCGGCCGCCATGACCGCCGCGCGGGCCGGGGCCCGGGTGGCCCTGCTGGAGAAGCAGGACACCTTCGGCGGGTCGGCGGCCCTGTCGGCCGGGATGTTCTGGACCGCCCCCACCGTCGAGGCCTACCAGGCGCGCATCCCGCTGGGACGGCTCGACCTCGGCCGCCGTCTCGTGGCGGACTACGAGGACGCGCTGGCCGAGCTGCGCGCCTCGGGGGTGCGGGTCTCTGACGAGCCCAAGCGGGACATCATGACCTTCGGCATCGGCTACTCCACCGACATCAAGGCGATCCTCGCCTGGTGCCGGGACGAGGTCGTCGTCGCCGGCGGGGAGGCCCGCACCGGCACCGCCGTCGTCGCGCTTGTCGACGACGGAAGGCGGGTGACCGGCGTCGTGGCCCGCGAGGCCGACGGCCGCCTGGTGCGCTACGACGCGTCCGCCGTCGTCCTGACCACCGGTGGGTTCCAGGGCGCCCGGGACGAGCTGACCCGGCACATCGGGCCGAACGCCGACCGGCTGCTGCTGCGCTCGAACCCGGGCAGCGTGGGCGACGGGCTGCGCCTGGCGCGTGCCGCCGGGGCCGGCGGGACGACGGCGATGAGCACCTTCTACGGCCACCTCATCGGTCACCCGGTGAACCGGTTTGAGCCGCAGGACTTCCTGCCCTCGTCGCAGTACTACTCCGGCTCGACGGTGCTCGTGAACCTGCGCGGGGAGCGGTTCGTCGACGAGACCCAGGGCGACGAGCTGCTCAACCAGGCGGTGACCTTCCAGCCCGAGGCGCGCGGCGTGCTGATCTTCGACGACCACGTCCGCCGCACCGAGGGCACCGAGGAGCCCTTCCCCGGCCTGGGCACGATCGACCGCTTCGCCCTGGCCGTGGAAGCGGGCGCGACGCACGCCGTCGCCGACACGCTCGGGGACCTGCTCGACGTCGTCGCCTCCTGGGGCGTCGACCGTGCCAACCTGGGCGACACCCTCGAGCGGTACACCGCCGTGGCCGGCGCCGGCGGGGGAGTGGCCCGCGGGATCCCGGTCGCGGCCGGGGCGCGGGCGCCGCAGACCGGGCCTTTCTACGCGCTGATGGTCCAGCCGTCCATCACCTTCACCTTCGGCGGGATCCGAACCAACGCCGACGGCGAGGCGCTCGACCACGACGGCCGGCCCGTCCCCGGTCTGTACGCCGCGGGCGCCGACATCGGGGGACTGTCCAACTACGGCTACGCCGGCGGACTGGCGCCCGGCTACATCACCGGACGCTGGGCAGGCGCGGCCGCCGCACGGGCCGCGCGCACCGCCGTCGGGAGCTCCGCGGAAGGACTGGACCCGGCCGTCGGGACCGCTGCCCTCGCCGGCGCCCGCTGA
- the rarD gene encoding EamA family transporter RarD, which translates to MDAIEAKDRRDGLVAGLVSYVTWGFFPLYLILLWGVHPLEIVAHRVVWAVAVMLVIMAVTRQWGALLRALADRVSRNRLAVASALIGVVWFFYAYGALTGRAVDVALGYFICPLVTILLAVVVNRERLRPAQWVSAGIGAVAVVVVTVGYGKLPWISVTVALAFGLYSLVKNRVGRGVTPTVGLTVESLLLVPFAAVTVVAMSLAGTATFAGDGWDVTDLFLVLSGPMTMFPLLTFAAAANRLPLSLLGNLQYLNPALQLVSAVLVLQEDMPVARWAGFGLVWVSLLVLVVDGARAGARARAGRPQPAGAPEESEAQGPGRPPTHRALA; encoded by the coding sequence ATGGACGCGATCGAGGCCAAGGACCGCCGCGACGGACTGGTGGCAGGGCTCGTCAGCTACGTGACGTGGGGCTTCTTCCCGCTCTACCTCATCCTGCTGTGGGGCGTGCACCCGCTGGAGATCGTCGCCCACCGGGTGGTGTGGGCCGTCGCCGTGATGCTCGTGATCATGGCCGTCACCCGGCAGTGGGGGGCGCTGCTCCGGGCGCTCGCCGATCGCGTCTCCCGGAACCGGCTGGCCGTCGCGTCCGCCCTCATCGGCGTCGTGTGGTTCTTCTACGCCTACGGTGCGCTGACGGGACGCGCCGTGGACGTGGCGCTGGGCTACTTCATCTGCCCGCTGGTGACGATCCTCCTCGCGGTGGTCGTCAACCGCGAGCGGCTGCGGCCGGCGCAGTGGGTCTCCGCCGGCATCGGCGCCGTGGCGGTCGTGGTGGTGACGGTCGGGTACGGGAAGCTGCCGTGGATCTCGGTCACCGTGGCGCTCGCGTTCGGGCTGTACAGCCTGGTGAAGAACCGGGTCGGGCGCGGCGTGACTCCCACCGTCGGGCTCACGGTGGAGTCCCTGCTCCTGGTGCCGTTCGCGGCCGTCACCGTCGTCGCGATGTCCCTGGCGGGGACGGCCACCTTCGCGGGCGACGGGTGGGACGTCACGGACCTGTTCCTCGTGCTCTCGGGCCCGATGACGATGTTCCCGCTGCTGACGTTCGCGGCTGCCGCGAACCGGCTGCCGCTGTCCCTCCTCGGCAACCTGCAGTACCTCAACCCCGCGCTGCAGCTGGTCTCCGCGGTGCTGGTGCTCCAGGAGGACATGCCCGTGGCGCGGTGGGCCGGGTTCGGGCTGGTGTGGGTGTCGCTGCTCGTGCTCGTGGTCGACGGTGCTCGCGCAGGTGCCCGGGCGCGAGCAGGGCGGCCGCAGCCGGCGGGCGCGCCCGAGGAGTCGGAGGCTCAGGGCCCGGGGCGTCCGCCGACGCACCGGGCCCTCGCCTGA
- a CDS encoding NIPSNAP family protein: MIVEQRTYVLHTGASLAEYLDAYENIGLPAQKPILGGFLGYFVTEFGPQNELNHFWAYTDLEDRRARRAELAKNERWQECLSIIRPMIMTMANKIMYPTTFSPIRSLPVTVTDADTAFSNS; this comes from the coding sequence ATGATCGTCGAGCAGCGCACCTACGTCCTGCACACCGGCGCCAGCCTGGCCGAGTACCTCGACGCGTACGAGAACATCGGCCTGCCGGCCCAGAAGCCGATTCTCGGTGGGTTCCTCGGGTACTTCGTCACCGAGTTCGGGCCCCAGAACGAGCTCAACCACTTCTGGGCCTACACCGACCTGGAGGACCGACGGGCGCGGCGGGCCGAGCTCGCCAAGAACGAGCGGTGGCAGGAGTGCCTGTCCATCATCCGCCCGATGATCATGACGATGGCGAACAAGATCATGTACCCGACGACGTTCTCGCCGATCAGGTCGCTGCCCGTCACCGTCACCGACGCCGACACGGCGTTCTCGAACAGCTGA
- a CDS encoding M14 family zinc carboxypeptidase: protein MKKSASAVVLLGSLALGAGLCTPALAGEGPNYGGKETVNTSILTTYDELVAFLQDQDARQDAMELEVIGQSVKGRDLHLVKYLTDPDNPTILYLTQQHGNEQLTTEATMEFIRSLGTGKNAGLLQDVNILIVPMLNADGAMGDVNFSLDGYLAAGDRHLTRYNANEIDLNRDHVARSQPETQALHTNVLAAYDIDYAVDLHHQGTDREADGRLVSGAILYPTSPTVDPAVVEDSKRLGAVVHDAVNSYGWGHVAMYDVGGSADTIARNGVASQYGIATLLFEMRGMSDHEDPSRVLGQKSNGYLIRQTVVTLEATARAIADGSIDSADVSVWDTMPVQQSRE, encoded by the coding sequence ATGAAGAAGTCTGCATCGGCGGTCGTCCTGCTCGGCTCGCTCGCACTCGGCGCGGGCCTCTGCACGCCGGCGCTGGCGGGCGAGGGGCCCAACTACGGCGGAAAGGAGACGGTCAACACGTCGATCCTCACCACCTACGACGAGCTCGTCGCCTTCCTGCAGGACCAGGACGCCCGGCAGGACGCCATGGAGCTGGAGGTGATCGGGCAGAGCGTCAAGGGCCGCGACCTCCACCTCGTGAAGTACCTGACGGACCCGGACAACCCGACGATCCTCTACCTCACGCAGCAGCACGGCAACGAGCAGCTCACCACCGAGGCCACCATGGAGTTCATCCGGTCCCTCGGCACGGGGAAGAACGCCGGGCTGCTGCAGGACGTCAACATCCTCATCGTCCCGATGCTCAACGCCGACGGCGCGATGGGCGACGTGAACTTCTCCCTCGACGGCTACCTCGCCGCCGGCGACCGCCACCTCACCCGGTACAACGCCAACGAGATCGACCTCAACCGTGACCACGTGGCGAGGTCCCAGCCGGAGACCCAGGCGCTCCACACCAACGTCCTCGCCGCCTACGACATCGACTACGCGGTCGACCTGCACCACCAGGGCACCGACCGGGAGGCCGACGGCCGGCTCGTCTCCGGCGCCATCCTCTACCCGACCAGCCCCACCGTGGACCCCGCGGTGGTCGAGGACTCCAAGCGGCTCGGCGCCGTCGTCCACGACGCGGTGAACTCCTACGGCTGGGGCCACGTCGCCATGTACGACGTCGGCGGCAGCGCCGACACGATCGCCCGAAACGGCGTCGCGTCGCAGTACGGCATCGCCACCCTGCTGTTCGAGATGCGGGGCATGTCCGACCACGAGGACCCCTCGCGCGTGCTCGGCCAGAAGAGCAACGGCTACCTGATCCGGCAGACCGTCGTCACGCTCGAGGCCACGGCCCGCGCCATCGCGGACGGCTCGATCGACTCCGCGGACGTCTCGGTGTGGGACACCATGCCGGTCCAGCAGTCGCGGGAGTAG
- a CDS encoding FAD-dependent oxidoreductase, whose amino-acid sequence MSVTHTFDLVVVGSGIAGQTAATAAAEAGLSVALLEKTEKLGGSSAMSGGWFAFSGTPEQSEQGIEDSAELFLSDMLEAGEHLNDRALLEAYLANQENTYRWLKDHGVQFREVEISSGMSARRGHNAAIKDVLATLHRDFEAAGGETHLEHRAVRLVRDGDRVTGVVADTPDGEVLFGARGGVVLATGGFSRGTDLLKIFAPEQLAAIPYGGKGNTGDGLKMAWKLGAGMADMSFVSATYGSHPETGEEFHELLTAYYMGAIIVNKDGRRFVDESVDYKTLGRVVLDEPEGLGFEVFDAKVRAKSHRGIPLKDIDTLEEIGHVFRADTIEELAEAAGIDPDALVQTVARYNAAVAGEAEDEVGRTNLCNGVGDLLPIDTAPYYAYPAKALMTTTYCGVTINPSGQVVDVDGDVIEGLYAIGEVTGGFHGAAYMTGTSLGKGAVFGGIVARHAAGRLTADRLVTDRTGAAEPAAPDRVDAVPVA is encoded by the coding sequence ATGTCCGTCACCCACACCTTCGACCTGGTCGTCGTCGGCTCCGGCATCGCCGGGCAGACCGCGGCGACCGCCGCCGCCGAGGCCGGCCTGAGCGTCGCCCTGCTGGAGAAGACCGAGAAGCTGGGCGGGTCCTCCGCGATGAGCGGGGGCTGGTTCGCCTTCTCCGGCACTCCGGAGCAGTCCGAGCAGGGCATCGAGGACTCCGCCGAGCTGTTCCTCAGCGACATGCTCGAGGCCGGCGAGCACCTCAACGACCGGGCCCTGCTGGAGGCCTACCTGGCCAACCAGGAGAACACCTACCGGTGGCTGAAGGACCACGGGGTCCAGTTCCGCGAGGTCGAGATCAGCTCCGGGATGTCCGCCCGGCGCGGCCACAACGCCGCCATCAAGGACGTGCTGGCCACCCTCCACCGCGACTTCGAAGCGGCGGGCGGCGAGACGCACCTGGAGCACCGGGCGGTGCGGCTGGTGCGCGATGGTGACCGGGTGACCGGCGTCGTCGCGGACACCCCGGACGGCGAGGTGCTGTTCGGCGCCCGGGGCGGGGTGGTGCTGGCCACGGGCGGGTTCTCCCGTGGGACGGACTTGCTGAAGATCTTCGCCCCCGAGCAGCTCGCCGCCATCCCCTACGGCGGGAAGGGCAACACCGGCGACGGGCTCAAGATGGCGTGGAAGCTCGGCGCGGGCATGGCCGACATGTCGTTCGTCTCCGCCACCTACGGCTCCCACCCGGAGACGGGGGAGGAGTTCCACGAGCTGCTCACCGCCTACTACATGGGCGCGATCATCGTGAACAAGGACGGTCGCCGGTTCGTGGATGAGTCCGTGGACTACAAGACCTTGGGCCGGGTGGTCCTCGACGAGCCCGAGGGCCTGGGCTTCGAGGTGTTCGACGCCAAGGTGCGGGCGAAGTCCCACCGCGGCATCCCGCTGAAGGACATCGACACCCTGGAGGAGATCGGGCACGTCTTCAGGGCCGACACCATCGAGGAGCTCGCCGAGGCCGCCGGCATCGACCCGGACGCGCTCGTCCAGACCGTGGCCCGGTACAACGCCGCCGTGGCGGGCGAGGCCGAGGACGAGGTGGGGCGCACGAACCTGTGCAACGGGGTGGGCGACCTGCTCCCGATCGACACCGCCCCGTACTACGCCTACCCGGCCAAGGCGCTGATGACCACCACCTACTGCGGGGTGACCATCAACCCGTCCGGCCAGGTCGTCGACGTCGACGGCGACGTCATCGAGGGCCTGTACGCGATCGGTGAGGTCACCGGCGGGTTCCACGGCGCCGCCTACATGACCGGCACGTCCCTCGGGAAGGGGGCCGTGTTCGGCGGCATCGTGGCCCGCCACGCCGCCGGCAGGCTGACGGCCGACCGGCTCGTCACCGACCGGACGGGCGCGGCCGAGCCTGCCGCCCCGGATCGGGTCGACGCCGTCCCGGTCGCGTGA